From the genome of Vicia villosa cultivar HV-30 ecotype Madison, WI linkage group LG2, Vvil1.0, whole genome shotgun sequence, one region includes:
- the LOC131648886 gene encoding uncharacterized protein LOC131648886, translating into MARPLAKICDINDSKELWKVSVRVHHKWKVVSNKREHFEMIFVDVSGGDIHVVVPAPHVSLFSEKMALDHSYTVSNFKVQPNVAAFRPLSHKFMLKFTADTTVTDDNNAEIPPKPLVFTKFTDIINDVIGMLESIGYSQTTSGARKQQINMMLRDGGENTINCTLWESYAEQFMKFKQERGDDSGPMFVMLQYAKVKEQGKFPMSVSNTFNVAMLGLNTDLLPMKEFIERLHFVRLLEKLKRWWPLRVAGIIVVVMLAHVLRVVTDLRLSVRLDISLRYKIEIEVTHVENSRNFLFWDRECELLLGLSASQLRHTMIKAGIHDPLEFPLALDQMLDRKMDFKIKWQPWWKNASVVMLLKNDPFVKELADQFDTDEMKQPGVEATTTVLSEPHFVVVRAFTDLDVTSTHSTDPLTPTGKRQFPGASSESTTSDATCDGELSSNKLKKIIKLEKID; encoded by the exons ATGGCGAGACCATTAGCGAAAATCTGTGACATCAATGACAGCAAAGAACTTTGGAAAGTTTCTGTTCGAGTGCACCACAAATGGAAAGTTGTTTCGAACAAGAGGgagcattttgagatgatttttgTTGATGTATCG ggTGGTGACATACATGTTGTTGTTCCTGCACCGCATGTATCTCTATTTTCTGAAAAAATGGCCTTGGATCATAGTTACACTGTTTCCAATTTTAAGGTTCAGCCAAATGTTGCGGCTTTCAGACCTTTGTCTCATAAGTTTATGTTGAAGTTTACCGCCGACACAACGGTTACAGATGATAACAACGCGGAAATACCGCCAAAACCGCTGGTGTTTACTAAATTTACTGATATAATAAACG ATGTCATTGGTATGTTGGAAAGTATTGGGTATTCTCAGACCACATCAGGTGCCCGGAAGCAGCAGATTAACATGATGTTGCGGGACGGCGG TGAGAATACTATCAATTGCACGCTTTGGGAATCCTATGCTGAACAATTCATGAAGTTCAAACAGGAGCGTGGAGATGATTCTGGGCCTATGTTTGTCATGCTCCAATATGCTAAAGTCAAGGAACAGG GAAAGTTTCCAATGTCCGTGTCAAACACGTTTAATGTCGCCATGCTTGGTCTGAATACCGATTTGCTGCCGATGAAAGAATTTATAGAAAG ATTACATTTTGTGCGACTGTTGGAGAAACTAAAACGCTGGTGGCCTCTCCGTGTGGCTGGTATTATCGTGGTTGTCATGCTTGCTCATGTATTGCGCGTGGTGACAGACCTCCGTTTGAGTGTGAGACTGGACATTTCACTGAG GTATAAGATTGAGATTGAAGTTACTCATGTCGAGAATAGCCGTAACTTTCTATTTTGGGACAGAGAGTGTGAGCTTCTTTTGGGATTGTCTGCTTCTCAGCTGCGTCATACAATGATTAAG GCTGGCATTCATGATCCCTTGGAATTCCCACTGGCATTGGATCAGATGTTGGATCGCAAGATGGATTTCAAAATCAAGTGGCAACCATGGTGGAAGAATGCCTCGGTCGTTATGCTATTGAAGAATGACCCTTTTGTGAAAGAGCTTGCTGATCAGTTTGACACAGATGAA ATGAAACAACCCGGTGTTGAAGCAACGACCACTGTTCTTTCCGAACCTCATTTTGTCGTCGTAAGGGCATTTACT GATCTTGATGTGACTTCGACGCACAGCACAGATCCACTTACTCCTACTGGCAAAAGACAGTTTCCAGGCGCATCAAGCGAGTCAACAACCTCGGATGCCACTTGTGATGGAGAACTTTCATCAAACAAACTCAAGAAAATTATAAAACTAGAGAAGATAGATTAG
- the LOC131648888 gene encoding uncharacterized protein LOC131648888, whose translation MTLQKQRQNSQISLVDLQRFVINISVVMLLKNHHFVKDLTDHLDPDEQRGMYQKIMGAVDSQNGAVFFLHGYGGTGGRTAHSKFKIPVPTLDNSTCKIEYNDDVGDLLRQTKLIIWDEAPMAHKHTFEALDRTLRDVMSKYSNSKEMFGGKVVVFGGDFKQILPVVPRGSRSDIVHSAINASYIWNSVQVLTLTKNMRLQSGPTQNDKNEMQQFSEWLLRISEGKVSEPNDGVGDFEIPPDLLITQFEDPIVAIIDATYPDFTHNYHSIQYLKGRAILASTLEIVDEINNHILDLIPGDMRDYYSSNSVDKFEINGDTVVNILTPEFLSSLRTSGLPTHHVKLKVGTPIMLMRNIDQSEGLCNGTKLIVTKLGTYVIEASIIAGKNCGNQVYFPRMDMSPSQSPWPFKLNRRQFPIIVSYSMTINKSQGQSLDTVGLYLPRDVFTHGQIYVALSRVITKKGIRILIHDQHAKVKTKTTNVVYKEIFNNI comes from the exons ATGACATTGCAAAAACAAAGACAGAATTCACAAATCTCTTTGGTGGACTTACAG AGATTCGTAATAAATATATCGGTAGTTATGCTATTGAAGAATCACCATTTTGTGAAAGACCTTACTGATCACCTTGACCCAGATGAACAAAGAGGTATGTATCAAAAAATTATGGGAGCAGTCGACTCACAGAATGGTGCAGTCTTCTTCCTACATGGTTACGGTGGGACCG GAGGTCGAACTGCACATTCAAAATTTAAGATACCAGTGCCAACACTAGATAATTCTACTTGCAAAATTGAGTACAATGATGATGTGGGAGACCTTCTTAGACAAACTAAACTAATTATTTGGGATGAGGCTCCAATGGCACACAAGCATACTTTTGAAGCACTTGATAGAACGCTCAGAGATGTAATGTCTAAATACAGTAACTCAAAGGAGATGTTTGGTGGAAAAGTTGTTGTTTTTGGAGGTGATTTCAAACAGATTTTACCTGTTGTCCCTCGAGGAAGCCGTTCAGATATTGTACATTCTGCCATAAATGCGTCTTACATATGGAATTCTGTTCAAGTGTTAACATTAACCAAAAACATGCGCCTACAATCCGGTCCGACACAAAATGATAAAAATGAAATGCAACAGTTTTCAGAATGGTTGTTAAGAATTAGCGAAGGAAAGGTATCTGAGCCCAATGACGGTGTGGGAGATTTTGAAATTCCACCTGACCTGTTGATAACACAATTCGAAGACCCAATCGTCGCCATTATTGATGCTACATATCCTGACTTTACTCACAATTATCATTCGATCCAATACCTTAAGGGTCGAGCAATTCTGGCTTCAACATTAGAAATTGTGGATGAAATAAACAATCATATCCTTGACTTAATCCCAG GAGACATGCGGGATTACTACAGCTCCAATTCTGTTGATAAGTTCGAAATCAATGGCGACACGGTGGTAAATATCCTAACTCCAGAATTTCTCAGTTCGCTCCGTACATCTGGTTTGCCTACCCATCATGTAAAGTTAAAGGTTGGAACACCAATTATGCTCATGAGGAATATTGATCAGTCAGAAGGACTATGTAATGGAACAAAGTTGATAGTAACAAAATTGGGGACATATGTTATTGAAGCTTCAATAATAGCTGGAAAGAACTGTGGCAATCAGGTTTACTTCCCACGAATGGATATGTCACCTTCACAATCACCATGGCCGTTCAagctcaacagaagacagttcccCATTATAGTGTCATATTCCATGACAATTAACAAATCCCAAGGACAGTCTTTGGATACTGTTGGTCTATACCTACCAAGGGATGTTTTTACACATGGACAAATATATGTTGCACTATCAAGAGTGATAACAAAAAAAGGAATCAGAATATTAATACATGACCAACATGCAAAagttaaaacaaaaactacaaATGTAGTTTACAAGGAGATCTTCAACAATATATAA